In Bacillus thuringiensis, the DNA window GAAAGCCGATTAATTGAAATATTAAATGAAAATAGCGACTACGACTTATACAATAAGATCATTACCCTTTGTGACGCACTTGCTGATGCAGAAGGCTTTACTACTCTTGAAAAAAGATTAATTTCAGTTGGTTTACGACATGGAACAACCTCTCATTCCTCTTTACATTGGAAAGGTTTCTACACAATTAAAAATGAATTAGAATCTTTAATTGGTAAAAGTATATACAGAGTTCTTCCTGACGTAGAGAAATCGATTTATAAAAATATGGAATATTAAATTACATTGAACTTAAAAACGATGAAAAGTGGAGGGATTAACCATTAGTAAAATAGGTTTTGACTTAATAAATCATGAGGACAACTTTGATCATGGCTATGGAGATATCGAAGAAATATCTATGAGGTGTAAATTTTCTAACTGCTCTCATACAAATGAACCACAATGCGCAATTAAAAAAGCTATTTCTGACGGAATTCTTACAGAAGATATAATGAATAGTTATTATAGAGATACGAACGAATTCGAATATGTATCTAATCAAAAGAATAAAACAAAGGCCATTGACTATATGAAACAGTTAAAACTATTTCGAAAAGATTAGCATACAATAAAAAGTCTCCCCTTTTCATTTTAAGGTGAGACTTTTTATGTTTAAAAATTAAAATTTTGCTGCACAGCCTTACAGTAATGCCGTTAAATAGAATTCCTCACTTAAAAGATTGAATTTTCAGTTTTTTAACTTTACAATTTCAGACTATCATCCACTGTTACTTTCTCAGTAGAGTCTTTTCTTGCAACCTCTTTACTTCTTTCTTCCCAAAATGTTAATCCTTCAATTCCTACATTTTTAGGATCAAACACTGGATCTTTCCCTTCTTTTTTCTGCGCTTCATAATCTTTTAACACTTTTAATGCGATTTTACTTAATAGTAGAATCGCGATTAGATTTAACCATGCCATACTACCAATTCCTAAATCACCAAGATTCCATAAAAGCGACGCTGATTCTACGCTACCGATGTAAACCATAATTAAAAATCCAATTTTTAAAACTGGTTTTAACCAGCTATGTTTCAGCTCACGATCTAAATAAGTAAGTGTCGTTTCAGCGATATAGTAGTATGCAAGTAACGTTGTAAATGCGAAGAAGAAGATTGCAATTGAAATGAATAATGGACCAAACCCTGTCATAACAGTTTCAACTGCTTGTTGTGTATAGATCGGACCTGCATCAACATTCCCTATGTTTTTTACAATAGCGTTTTTCCCTTCAGGTATAACATTATACATACCTGTTATTAAAATCATAAGAGCTGTCGCTGTACAAACAACAATTGTATCGATATAAACAGAAAATGCTTGAACTAACCCTTGTTTTGCAGGATGAGATACTTCAGCTGCAGCGGAGCTATATGTCGCTTCTCCTACACCTGCAACATTTGAAAATACAGCGCGCTTTACGCCCCATGCGATTGCTGCACCGACGATTCCGCCAAACATTTCATTTACACCAAAAGCACTAGAGAAAATTAAAGCGAACATACTTGGAATTTCTGTTACATTCGCAATTAATACGATACATGTAACAATTACATAGCCAATTGCCATAAATGGAACAAGCATTTGCGAAACGCCAGCAATTCTCTTTATGCCGCCAAAAATGATCGCTGCTAATAATACGACTAACAATATACCAGTTATATATTTGCTAATGCCATTAGAGTTTTCAAAACCAACTGCGATACTACTAGATTGAATGCCTGGTAGTAAAACACCATATGAAAGTGTTACAACGACCGCTACAATGACTGCAAACCATTTCATTTTCAGGCCTTTTTCAATGAAATATGGTGTACCACCGCGGTATTCATTCCCGACTTTACTTTTATATACTTGAGATAATGTTGATTCCACAAATGCACTCGCTGCTCCTAAAAGTGCCATTACCCACATCCAAAATACAGCTCCAGGTCCGCCAAAAGCGATGGCTGTCGCGACCCCTGCAATATTACCTATTCCGACCCTACCTGATAAGGCTAAACAAAATGCTTGAAAGGATGAAATTCCCGTCTCCGAGCTCTTCCCTTCAAATAATAGTTTAATCATCTCTTTAAAATAACGAATTTGTAGAAAACGAGTGGCAATTGTAAAATACACACCTGCCCCTAATGCGAAAACAACTAACCCAATACTCCATACTTGACCTACTAACCACTCTACTAATTGCTCCATCCAAATCCCCCTTATCATTCTTTTGGAAATTATTTTATATATAAGAAAACGGACAACTATTATTAAACCTTACAGTTGTCCGCCTATCTCATTATTTCATCCCTCTATTTATTAACAGTTAGATTCTCTATTACTTTATATTTACCCAAACGCTTTTCACTTCTGTGTAATTATCAAGCGCATATGAACCTAGCTCACGACCGATACCAGATTGTTTAAAACCACCAAATGGTGCAGCTGCATTTTCTAAGTTATAATCATTAATCCATACTGTTCCTGCCTTTAATTTATTGGCAACTTGATGACCTGTTTTAATATTTTGTGTCCATACGCCTGCAGCGAGTCCGTATGAAGAGCGATTTGCTCTTTCGATGACCTCTTCTGTTGAATCAAACGGAAGTACAACGACAACCGGTCCAAATATTTCTTCTTTCACAATTGTCATATCGTCAGTAACATTTGTGAATACCGTTGGCTGTACAAAATAACCTTTTTCAAATGCACGCTCACCACCAGCCGCAACAGTAGCACCTTCTGCTTTTCCTTGTTCAATGTAATTTAGCACACGCTCTTGTTGTTTTTTAGATACGAGTGGACCCATTTCAGTTTCCGCCTCCATACCCGCTCCAAGCTTCACTTCATTTGCCATTTTTACAAGTTCATTTACGACTGTTTCATAATGCTTTCGATGAACGAAGACTCGAGATCCTGCGCTACAATTTTGTCCGTGATTATACATAATACCTTGGAACGCACCGTTAATTGCTTCTTCTAAGTCAGCGTCTTCTAAAATGATGTTTGGTGACTTACCACCAAGTTCTAACGTTACATGTTTAATTGTTTCTGCAGATTGTCGCATAATATATTTCCCTGTAACTGTTGAACCTGTGAAAGCTACTTTATCAATATCATGATGGTTTACAATTGCCGCTCCTGCTTCTTGGCCGAAACCTGGCACAAAGTTTACAACACCATTTGGAAAACCAGCCTCTTTAAAAAGCTTCGCTGTATACAGTAAAGATAAAGGTGTTTGCTCTGCTGGTTTTAATACAATCGTACAACCTGTTGCAAGTGCCGCTCCCATTTTCCAAGAAGACATTACAAGTGGAAAATTCCACGGAATAATTTGACCTACAACGCCAACCGGTTCATGGCGTGTGTAATTTAAGTAATCTTTTGAAATCGGAATTGTTTGCCCGATAATTTTTGTAGCCCATCCCGCGTAATAGCGATAATTTTCTACAGTCGCTGCAATATCATCATCAAGTGCTACTTGATACGGTTTTCCATTATCTAAAGCTTCTAGCTGTGCTAATTCTTCTCTATGCTCTTCAATTAAATCTGCTAATTTATAAATAAGATGCGCTCTTTCAGCAGTAGTCATTTCCGCCCAAGGGCCGGTTTCAAAAGCAAGTCTTGCCGCTTTTACCGCAACATCGATATCTTCCTCTTGCGCTTCACATACGACAGCCAGAACATCTTCTGTTGCTGGATTGTACGTTTCGAACGTCTTTCCACTTATTGAAGGAACAAATTCACCATTAATAAACATTTTAACTTCTTCATTTAAAAACGCTTTCACTTTTGGTTTCAGTTCAATGTTTGTCGTTAACATATATGCTCTCCTCCTTATTTAAACAGCTGCATGAGCTGCGATTTTTGAAATAATCGTTTGAAGTTTTTGATCTTCTTCTTCTGTTAATCCTAATCTTGGATAGCGAGAAGGTCCTCCAGCTTGCCCGTGTAATTCCATTGAACGTTTAACGATTTGTACATATTTTCCTGATCCTTCAAGAAACTCACAAAGAGGTAAAATCGCATCGTTTATTTCCCAAGCTTTTTCTAATTCACCATTTTGGAAATGCTCATACATTTTCGTAACAAGTCCCGGTACGATATTTCCTGCTACTGAAACCCATCCCGTCGCACCAACTAAATAAGATTCCATAACTAAATCTTCAGATCCACAGAAAACTTGAAAAGCACCTTCGCCTTGTCTTACTAAATCTCTTGCTTTTCGAATATCTCCGCTAGATTCTTTAATATGTGTAACATTTTCACATTCTTTTCCAATACGTAACATGAGGTCTGTACTCATATCAACACCAGATGTAAACGGATTATTGTATAACATAATTGGTATATTTACAGCGTTTGAGATTTCTTTAAAATGAAAATAAATTTCTTCTTCTTTCGGTTTACAATAGTATGAGTTAATAATTAATGCGCAATCCGCTCCGTGCGCTTCTGCATGTTTCGTATATTCAATCGTTTCTTTCGTCGTTTCTGCTGCAGTCCCAACAATAACCGGAATACGGCCATTAACTTCTTTTAATACTGTTTCTACCATTTTAAATCGTTCTTCTTTTGATAAACTAACAAACTCTCCTGTACTTCCATTAATAATAATCCCAGCTACTTTTTGCTCAATAAAGTAGTTTACGTTTTGTTTTACACCGTTCCAATTAATTTCTTGAAACTCATCCATCGGTGTGATTAATACTGGAAATGCTCCTTTAATATTTTTCATATTTATCTCTCCCTTTACTATTTTATTTTAATAAAAATCCTGTCGGAAACGGATCTGTAGAGTCTAATAGAAACGTCTGCATACCTGTAATAAATCCTCTACTTTCAAAACGGAAAATGTAACCTGTTTCTTCCTTCTTCACTTTTTCAACTGTTATAAAACTATTAAATATACTTTCATTTATAAAAGGTTTATCCGCCATATAATTATTTTTAAATAACGCATGAACATAAGACACAATAGTAGAAACAAAACCTGGCGAACGAACGATAAAGTTATCTTCATGAAATGTAATCGACTTTATATGGTTCTTTTCTTTTTCCCCGGAATCTACTAAAATAAGTCTTTTTATAAATGACTGCTTTTGTATAGCTTGTAGTGTAGCCCCTCCCCATTTTTTTAATTTAGAGATGTTTTCAATACTAATTTCTGGCGAATACAAATCCTTTTCTACAACTGCATATACTTTATCTGCCTGAATGAGAGAGTAACTTATATTACCAACTTGTAAATTTTGCTCAATCATATAACATAATTTACTTTCAAATGAAACAGATACAACTTCATCATTCTCTACACACGCATGGACTGAAAATATGCCAGATAACGTTTCGATTTTGTATTGATTCGTCTCTCTCTTTTTTAAATACCCGCTTTCTAATAACATCGTTATGAC includes these proteins:
- a CDS encoding alanine/glycine:cation symporter family protein, coding for MEQLVEWLVGQVWSIGLVVFALGAGVYFTIATRFLQIRYFKEMIKLLFEGKSSETGISSFQAFCLALSGRVGIGNIAGVATAIAFGGPGAVFWMWVMALLGAASAFVESTLSQVYKSKVGNEYRGGTPYFIEKGLKMKWFAVIVAVVVTLSYGVLLPGIQSSSIAVGFENSNGISKYITGILLVVLLAAIIFGGIKRIAGVSQMLVPFMAIGYVIVTCIVLIANVTEIPSMFALIFSSAFGVNEMFGGIVGAAIAWGVKRAVFSNVAGVGEATYSSAAAEVSHPAKQGLVQAFSVYIDTIVVCTATALMILITGMYNVIPEGKNAIVKNIGNVDAGPIYTQQAVETVMTGFGPLFISIAIFFFAFTTLLAYYYIAETTLTYLDRELKHSWLKPVLKIGFLIMVYIGSVESASLLWNLGDLGIGSMAWLNLIAILLLSKIALKVLKDYEAQKKEGKDPVFDPKNVGIEGLTFWEERSKEVARKDSTEKVTVDDSLKL
- a CDS encoding aldehyde dehydrogenase family protein, coding for MLTTNIELKPKVKAFLNEEVKMFINGEFVPSISGKTFETYNPATEDVLAVVCEAQEEDIDVAVKAARLAFETGPWAEMTTAERAHLIYKLADLIEEHREELAQLEALDNGKPYQVALDDDIAATVENYRYYAGWATKIIGQTIPISKDYLNYTRHEPVGVVGQIIPWNFPLVMSSWKMGAALATGCTIVLKPAEQTPLSLLYTAKLFKEAGFPNGVVNFVPGFGQEAGAAIVNHHDIDKVAFTGSTVTGKYIMRQSAETIKHVTLELGGKSPNIILEDADLEEAINGAFQGIMYNHGQNCSAGSRVFVHRKHYETVVNELVKMANEVKLGAGMEAETEMGPLVSKKQQERVLNYIEQGKAEGATVAAGGERAFEKGYFVQPTVFTNVTDDMTIVKEEIFGPVVVVLPFDSTEEVIERANRSSYGLAAGVWTQNIKTGHQVANKLKAGTVWINDYNLENAAAPFGGFKQSGIGRELGSYALDNYTEVKSVWVNIK
- the dapA gene encoding 4-hydroxy-tetrahydrodipicolinate synthase — protein: MKNIKGAFPVLITPMDEFQEINWNGVKQNVNYFIEQKVAGIIINGSTGEFVSLSKEERFKMVETVLKEVNGRIPVIVGTAAETTKETIEYTKHAEAHGADCALIINSYYCKPKEEEIYFHFKEISNAVNIPIMLYNNPFTSGVDMSTDLMLRIGKECENVTHIKESSGDIRKARDLVRQGEGAFQVFCGSEDLVMESYLVGATGWVSVAGNIVPGLVTKMYEHFQNGELEKAWEINDAILPLCEFLEGSGKYVQIVKRSMELHGQAGGPSRYPRLGLTEEEDQKLQTIISKIAAHAAV
- a CDS encoding proline racemase family protein — translated: MNIQKMYTAVDVHVNGEAFRVMKDVPCKYYYSLEHLNEQFSGELAEEMKLLLNEPRGFIGLNGCIVVPSIHTEVDAAVLFFNHKGAIPLHYGGIVAVITMLLESGYLKKRETNQYKIETLSGIFSVHACVENDEVVSVSFESKLCYMIEQNLQVGNISYSLIQADKVYAVVEKDLYSPEISIENISKLKKWGGATLQAIQKQSFIKRLILVDSGEKEKNHIKSITFHEDNFIVRSPGFVSTIVSYVHALFKNNYMADKPFINESIFNSFITVEKVKKEETGYIFRFESRGFITGMQTFLLDSTDPFPTGFLLK